A stretch of Ipomoea triloba cultivar NCNSP0323 chromosome 13, ASM357664v1 DNA encodes these proteins:
- the LOC116001310 gene encoding zinc finger BED domain-containing protein RICESLEEPER 2-like, with the protein MTNNNTNESIREQVNVQVTTTTPSIPSISSSQPIEGTNSEEVSRGELPNDSIISKNRRKTSAVWNDFEEIELDNGTKKAMCLYCKDKLSTGGRGASTSHLKRHSEICLQKKLHISRENKQTTLQFRPPTESGGNPFIIPGGKYSNEKMREIIASAIMVHERPFSIVEDEVFMWAFEYANSNFKKVTRKTARSDCLQLYEAEKNTLKKILSNVSKVSITTDMWKSSHQVVEYMVITGHFVDVSWNLQKRVLSFVKVPPPRRGTDIANAIFKCLRGWGIENKIFSVTVDNASYNDSCVRSLKENMSLSSKMVLDGQLFHVRCCAHILNLLVQDGLSTIKDVILNVRESVKFINSSDARLKSFHEVVELKGLKERKLVLDCPTRWNSTYLMLCTAAKFKHAFADYNEKESHYKYAPSFEDWDKIEKVCQLLEVFNDATHVISGSHYPTSNLYLAEIQRVKKAIDNAAESFDIFMSEMAISMKAKFDKYWGEYPRMKLLMSIACVLDPRMKLNGIIACVLDPRMKLNGIKITFPLLYKTQSDVEKNVERVKRALEELYLDYVNLFSQDASSTSGHSEFNVESTTAIHGVQQMDKGMQEILTMVHRSQSIPLTKSELETYLEENLVIHSCSSSSFCVLGWWKNNSLKFKVLSKMAADILAVPISSVASESTFSAGGRVIDEYRASLNEQSIEALICGGDWLRNKYGLKKKAKEDSGQEEIMLKP; encoded by the exons ATGACAAATAACAATACAAATGAATCTATTCGTGAACAAGTTAACGTTCAAGTTACAACTACAACTCCATCAATTCCATCAATTTCTTCGAGTCAACCAATTGAAGGTACCAATTCTGAAGAAGTGAGTAGGGGTGAACTTCCTAATGATTCAATCATATCAAAAAATCGGCGAAAAACATCAGCAGTGTGGAATGATTTTGAAGAAATTGAACTTGATAATGGTACAAAGAAAGCAATGTGCTTGTATTGTAAGGATAAGTTATCTACTGGTGGAAGGGGGGCAAGCACTAGCCATCTTAAGAGGCACTCAGAGATTTGCTTGCAGAAAAAGTTGCATATCTCTCGAGAAAATAAGCAAACAACGCTACAATTTCGCCCGCCTACTGAATCTGGAGGAAATCCTTTCATTATTCCTGGTGGTAAATACTCCAATGAAAAGATGAGAGAGATTATTGCTAGTGCAATCATGGTGCATGAGCGACCATTTAGCATCGTAGAGGATGAAGTGTTCATGTGGGCTTTTGAATAtgcaaattcaaatttcaaaaaggTCACTCGTAAAACAGCAAGAAGTGATTGTTTGCAATTGTATGAAGCTGAAAAGAATACTTTGAAAAAGATTTTGAGTAATGTGAGTAAGGTTAGCATTACAACAGACATGTGGAAGTCAAGTCACCAAGTGGTTGAGTACATGGTTATAACGGGTCATTTTGTTGATGTAAGTTGGAATCTTCAGAAGAGAGTTTTGAGTTTTGTCAAAGTGCCTCCTCCTCGACGCGGAACAGATATAGCAAATGCTATTTTTAAGTGTTTGAGAGGATGGGGTATTGAGAATAAAATATTCTCAGTAACCGTTGACAATGCATCTTACAATGACTCTTGTGTAAGAAGTTTGAAAGAAAATATGTCATTGAGCAGTAAGATGGTACTTGATGGACAATTATTCCATGTTAGATGTTGTGCTCACATTCTGAATTTGTTGGTGCAAGATGGCCTTAGCACTATTAAAGATGTCATTCTCAATGTTCGTGAAAGTGTCAAGTTCATAAATTCTTCAGATGCAAGGCTAAAATCATTTCATGAAGTTGTTGAATTAAAAGGATTGAAAGAGAGGAAACTTGTTCTTGATTGTCCAACAAGATGGAACTCTACATACTTGATGTTGTGTACTGCGGCTAAATTTAAACATGCCTTTGCAGATTACAATGAAAAAGAATCACATTATAAGTATGCACCATCATTTGAGGATTGGGACAAGATTGAGAAGGTTTGTCAACTTTTGGAGGTTTTTAACGATGCCACACATGTCATATCAGGTAGTCATTACCCTACTTCTAACTTGTATCTTGCTGAAATTCAAAGGGTGAAAAAGGCTATTGATAATGCAGCTGAGTCTTTTGATATATTCATGAGTGAGATGGCAATATCTATGAAagcaaaatttgataaatattgggGGGAAT ATCCAAGGATGAAGTTGCTAATGTCTATTGCATGTGTTTTAGATCCAAGGATGAAGTTAAATGGTATTATTGCATGTGTTTTAGATCCAAGGATGAAGTTAAATGGTATTAAGATAACTTTTCCCTTGTTGTATAAAACACAAAGTGATGTTGAAAAGAATGTGGAAAGGGTGAAAAGGGCATTAGAAGAATTATATCTTGATTATGTGAACTTATTTAGTCAAGATGCTTCCTCTACTAGTGGACATAGTGAATTCAATGTTGAAAGCACCACTGCGATTCATGGTGTACAGCAAATGGATAAAGGGATGCAAGAGATATTGACTATGGTCCACCGAAGTCAATCAATTCCTCTTACAAAATCAGAGTTGGAGACTTATCTTGAGGAAAATCTTGTTATTCattcttgttcttcttcatctttttgtGTCTTGGGGTGGTggaaaaataatagtttaaagTTCAAAGTTTTGTCAAAGATGGCTGCTGATATACTAGCTGTTCCTATTTCAAGTGTGGCATCTGAATCCACATTTAGTGCCGGGGGCAGGGTGATTGATGAATATCGTGCTAGCTTAAATGAACAATCTATTGAAGCTCTTATTTGTGGTGGGGATTGGCTTCGTAACAAGTATGGGCTGAAGAAAAAAGCAAAG GAGGATTCTGGACAAGAGGAGATTATGCTTAAGCCGTGA